In the genome of Lonchura striata isolate bLonStr1 chromosome 22, bLonStr1.mat, whole genome shotgun sequence, one region contains:
- the ABCA2 gene encoding ATP-binding cassette sub-family A member 2 isoform X6 has protein sequence MGLELRALGEFQLELWPGLWWLPAVQLGGGSGMKLSARKDPWMPVLVRALVQVGQQGQGRCWALVVTPCDNGLSLCFSVSRRGRAQLSAWSGCGKALPGFCLGTDICSVLCGFSFGFLFLFAHVFFFFPTISPTRLPFMPQLHAPVSFYTAAPLTSAGILPVMQSLCPDGQRDEFGFLQYSNSTVTQILEHLSEAVEQSSLFDPQHPGLEEELESLRRHLEALSSPEPSSMETHFSSQAGSSFTLAWAAKDQGELRRFLMQNLSLPNSTTELLLGSSIDLREVYRQFFDSFPLVPDETRERDLWDEFGPSKKMTQLEKSLPSGWRSLQERVVHRVLQDPVAAPHRPALLRMLSQALGLTSTAVAPAISDSPQAIVTEMENVLFTGPALEQVTCEQYPGGLHRLLRVSPRQQPLLAAYRALACNGSRTIRQERFAQLASELQKQLDTPKIVSRLKLEEVNSTATQHRLRALLEDLVEMEKVLQDMDILSALAKLLPRGACASKAVPPTANSTSWASTNATAGNATAEEEESAGESLSGTDSRQGQFSAFVQLWAGLQPILCGNNRTIEPEALKQGNMSSLGFTSKEQRNLGLLVHLMTSNPKILYAPVGTEVDKVILKANETFAFVGNVTHYARAWLNISPEIRAYLEEGRLQRRIHWLQQLTADLHKHPEILNVSDSDVLHNFLNGNFSLPNASVLLQQLDTIDNAACGWVRFMAKVSVDIFKGFPDEESIVNYTLNQAYQDNVTVFASVIFQTNRDGSLPPHVTYKIRQNSSFTEKTNEIRRAYWRPGPNTGGRFYFLYGFVWIQDMMERALINTFVGHDVVEPGNYVQMFPYPCYTRDDFLFVIEHMMPLCMVISWVYSVAMMIQHIVTEKEHRLKEVMKMMGLNNAVHWVAWFITGFVQLSISVTALTAILKYGRVLMHSDVLIIWLFLAIYAVATIMFCFLVSVLYSKAKLASACGGIIYFLSYVPYMYVAIREEVAHDKITAFEKCIASLMSTTAFGLGSKYFALYEVAGVGIQWHTFSQSPVEGDDFNLLLSMMMLVVDAMVYGVLTWYIEAVHPGMFGLPRPWYFPFQKSYWLGNGRVETWEWTWPWSRNTRFSIMEEDQACAMESRRLEETRGIEEEPTHLPLVVCIDKLTKVYKTDKKLALNKLSLNLYENQVVSFLGHNGAGKTTTMSILTGLFPPTSGSATIYGHDIRTEMDKIRKNLGMCPQHNVLFDRLTVEEHLWFYSQLKSMAEEEIRKEMDKMIEDLELSNKRHCQVQTLSGGMKRKLSVAIAFVGGSRAVILDEPTAGVDPYARRAIWDLILKYKPGRTILLSTHHMDEADLLGDRIAIISHGKLKCCGSPLFLKSTYGDGYKLTVVKKQSDTRNGTEPGHSPLSHSSVSPCSEPRVSQFIKKYVASCLLISDTNTELSYILPSEAVKKGCFERLFQHLEQNLEELDLTSFGLMDTTLEEVFLKVSEEDQSLENSDVDMKESKDTLQPPSSELGPKSEANGEPLAEAAVPEKPEVELSNLVTCSNLAQSQASLRSVSSVGSVRGDEGGAYSEFFGDYAPLFDNRQDPDNISLQEQEAEVEAEDRDLAGRGSFKLEGSWLKLRQFHGLIIKRFHCAKRNTKALFSQILLPAFFVCVAMTVALSVPEIGDLPPLILSPSQYHNYTQPKGNFIPYANEERHEYRIRLSPDASPQQLVNTFHLPSGVGATCVLKTPFNNTLDQPMQTLNLNSNESKMLAAKYFDAMCIDSFTQGLPLSNFVPPPPSPAPSDYPMSMDEDLLHAWNSTTFSTVKGTVTSAPALPRIIHEPIKCTCSMQGTGFSCPSGVGGHPPQMKVVTGDILTDITGRNVSEYLLYTSDRFRLHRYGALTFGNVQKSIPASFGARAPATVRKIAVRRTAQVFYNNKGYHSMPTYLNALNNAILRANLPKSKGNPAAYGITVTNHPMNKTSASLSLDYLLQGTDVVIAIFIIVAMSFVPASFVVFLVAEKATKAKHLQFVSGCDPVIYWLANYMWDMLNYLVPATCCIIILFVFDLPAYTSPTNFPAVLSLFLLYGWSITPIMYPASFWFEVPSSAYVFLIVINLFIGITATVATFLLQLFEHDKDLKVVNSYLKSCFLVFPNYNLGHGLMEMAYNEYINEYYAKIGQFDKMKSPFEWDIVTRGLVAMTIEGFVGFFITIMCQYNFFRKPQRLPVSTKPIEDDIDVANERHRVLRGDADNDMLKIENLTKVYKSRKIGRILAVDRLCVGVRPGECFGLLGVNGAGKTTTFKMLTGDESTTGGEAFINGHSILKELLQVQQSLGYCPQFDALFDELTAQEHLELYTRLRGIPWKDEERVVKWALKKLELTKYADKPASTYSGGNKRKLSTAIALIGYPAFIFLDEPTTGMDPKARRFLWNLILDVIKTGRSVVLTSHSMEECEALCTRLAIMVNGRLKCLGSIQHLKNRFGDGYMITVRTKSSLNVKEVVRFFNRNFPEAVLKERHHTKAQYQLKSDQISLAQVFSKMEQVVDVLGIEDYSVSQTTLDNVFVNFAKKQSDNLEQQETSPSSVLQSPLEHVLSLLRPRTAPTELRALMVEEQEDLETDDEGLISFEEERAQLSFNTDTLC, from the exons ATGGGACTGGAGCTGAGGGCTCTGGGAGAATTCCAGCTGGAGCTTTGGCCTGGGCTCTGGTGGCtgccagctgtgcagctgggaggAGGCAGTGGAATGAAGCTGTCAGCTCGCAAGGACCCATGGATGCCCGTCTTGGTGCGTGCCTTGGTCCAGGTgggacagcagggccaggggagaTGCTGGGCACTGGTGGTGACCCCATGTGACAATGGTTTGAGCCTGTGTTTCAGTGTGTCCCGGCGAGGGAGAGCCCAGCTGTCAGCATGGTCCGGCTGCGGAAAGGCACTGCCGGGGTTCTGCCTTGGCACTGACATATGCTCTGTGTTGTGTGGTTTTTCGTTTggttttttgttcctttttgctcatgttttctttttctttcccaccaTCTCCCCTACCCGCCTGCCCTTCATGCCTCAACTGCATGCGCCAGTCT CTTTCTACACGGCGGCCCCACTCACATCAGCCGGGATCCTGCCAGTCATGCAGTCCCTGTGCCCTGACGGCCAGCGTGATGAGTTTGGCTTTCTGCAGTACTCCAACTCCAC GGTGACACAGATTCTGGAGCACCTCAGCGAGGCAGTAGAGCAAAGCAGCCTCTTCGACCCACAGCATCCAGGActggaggaggagctggagtcGCTGCGCCGGCACCTGGAGGccctcagcagccctgagcccagctccatggagacccaCTTCAGCAGCCAAGCAG GGTCTAGCTTCACACTGGCTTGGGCGGCCAAAGACCAGGGTGAGCTGCGTCGCTTCCTGATGCAGAACCTCTCCCTCCCCAACAGCACaactgagctgctcctgggctccAGTATTGACCTGCGGGAG GTGTACCGGCAGTTTTTTGATTCCTTTCCTTTGGTACCTGATGAGACCCGTGAGCGAGACCTGTGGGATGAGTTTGGCCCGAGCAAGAAGATGACACAGCTGGAG AAGAGTCTACCCAGTGGCTGGAGAAGCCTGCAGGAACGGGTGGTTCACAGGGTGCTGCAGGACCCAGTGGCAGCCCCACACCGTCCAGCACTGCTCCGCATGCTCTCCCAGGCTCTGGGCctcaccagcactgctgtggcACCTGCCATCTCTGATAGCCCCCAGGCCATTGTCACCGAGATGGAG AATGTCCTCTTCACTGGGCCAGCGCTGGAGCAGGTGACATGTGAGCAGTACCCAGGGGGACTGCACCGCCTTCTGCGCGTGtcccccaggcagcagccactgctggcaGCATACCGGGCACTGGCCTGCAATGGCAGCCGAACTATCCGCCAGGAGCGCTTTGCCCAGCTGGCCTCCGAGCTCCAGAAGCAGCTGGACACCCCCAAGATAGTCAGCAGG CTGAAGCTGGAGGAAGTGAACAGCACAGCCACCCAGCACCGCCTCCGTGCCCTCCTCGAGGACTTGGTGGAGATGGAGAAGGTTCTCCAGGACATGGACATCCTCTCAGCACTGGCTAAGCtgctgcccaggggagcctgtgCCAGCAAGGCTGTGCCACCCACGGCCAACAGCACCAGCTGGGCCAGCACCAATGCCACGGCTGGCAATGCCAcggcagaggaggaagagagcgcTGGGGAGAGCCTGTCTGGCACTGACAGCCGCCAGGGGCAGTTCTCAGCGTTCGTGCAGCTCTGGGCGGGGCTGCAGCCCATCCTCTGCGGGAACAACCG GACCATTGAGCCTGAGGCACTAAAGCAGGGCAACATGAGCTCGCTGGGCTTCACCAGCAAGGAGCAGCGAAACTTGGGCCTCCTTGTGCATCTGATGACCagcaaccccaaaatcctgtatGCACCTGTGGGCACTGAAGTTGACAAGGTCATCCTGAAG GCCAACGAGACCTTCGCCTTTGTGGGCAATGTCACCCACTACGCCAGGGCATGGCTGAACATCTCCCCTGAGATCCGAGCCTACCTGGAGGAGGGCAGGCTGCAGAGGCGCATCCACTGGCTCCAGCAG TTGACCGCTGACCTCCACAAGCACCCAGAGATCCTGAATGTCTCTGACAGTGATGTTCTCCACAACTTTCTCAATGGCAACTTCTCCCTGCCCAATGCCAGcgtcctgctccagcagctggataCCATTGACAATGCTGCCTGCGGCTGGGTCCGCTTCATGGCCAAG GTCAGTGTGGACATCTTCAAAGGCTTCCCAGATGAAGAGAGCATTGTCAACTACACGCTGAACCAAGCCTATCAGGACAATGTCACGGTCTTTGCCA GCGTCATCTTCCAGACTAACAGGGATGGCTCATTGCCTCCCCATGTCACATACAAGATCCGTCAGAATTCCAGCTTCACAGAGAAGACCAACGAGATCCGGCGGGCATATTGGCGGCCTGGCCCCAACACTGGCGGCCGCTTCTACTTCCTCTATGGCTTTGTCTGGATCCAGG ACATGATGGAGCGTGCCCTCATCAACACATTTGTTGGCCACGATGTGGTGGAGCCTGGCAACTATGTACAGATGTTCCCGTACCCATGTTATACCCGAGATGA CTTTCTCTTTGTCATTGAGCACATGATGCCCCTCTGCATGGTGATCTCCTGGGTCTATTCAGTGGCCATGATGATTCAGCACATCGTGACAGAGAAGGAGCATCGCCTGAAAGAG GTGATGAAGATGATGGGCCTGAACAATGCGGTGCACTGGGTGGCTTGGTTCATCACTGGCTTTGTCCAGCTCTCCATCTCAGTCACGGCCCTCACTGCCATTCTCAAGTACGGCAGGGTCTTGATGCATAGCGACGTCCTCATCATATGGCTCTTCCTTGCCATCTATGCTGTGGCCACCATCATGTTCTG CTTTCTGGTGTCAGTGCTCTACTCCAAGGCCAAGCTGGCCTCTGCCTGTGGAGGCATCATTTACTTCCTCAGCTATGTGCCCTACATGTATGTGGCCATCCGGGAGGAGGTAGCCCATGACAAGATCACGGCCTTTGAGAAGTGCATTGCG TCCCTCATGTCCACCACGGCCTTTGGGTTGGGCTCCAAGTACTTTGCGCTGTATGAGGTGGCTGGTGTGGGTATCCAGTGGCACACCTTCAGCCAGTCACCTGTGGAAGGAGATGACTTCAACCTCCTGCTGTCCATGATGATGCTGGTCGTGGATGCCATGGTGTATGGGGTGCTTACGTGGTACATCGAGGCTGTGCACCCGG GCATGTTCGGCCTGCCACGGCCCTGGTACTTCCCTTTCCAGAAGTCTTATTGGCTGGGCAATGGGCGCGTGGAGACCTGGGAGTGGACCTGGCCATGGTCACGCAACACCCGCTTCAGCATCATGGAGGAGGATCAGGCCTGTGCCATGGAAAGCCGGAGGCTGG AGGAGACAAGGGGCATCGAGGAGGAGCCAACCCACCTCCCCTTAGTCGTCTGCATTGACAAGCTCACCAAAGTCTACAAGACAGACAAGAAGCTGGCGCTAAACAAGCTGAGCCTCAACCTCTACGAGAACCAGGTTGTGTCCTTCCTGGGGCACAATGGTGCAGGCAAGACCACCACCAT GTCCATCCTCACTGGCTTGTTCCCTCCAACATCGGGCTCTGCTACCATCTATGGCCATGATATCCGTACGGAGATGGACAAGATCCGGAAGAACCTCGGCATGTGTCCCCAGCATAATGTGCTCTTTGACAGGCTGACAGTGGAGGAGCATCTCTGGTTCTACTCACAGCTCAAGAGCATGGCGGAGGAGGAGATCCGCAAGGAGATGGACAA gatGATCGAGGACCTGGAACTCTCCAACAAACGGCACTGCCAGGTGCAGACTCTCTCAGGCGGCATGAAGAGGAAGCTGTCGGTGGCCATTGCCTTTGTGGGTGGGTCGCGGGCGGTTATCTTGGATGAGCCCACAGCTGGTGTAGACCCATATGCCCGAAGGGCCATCTGGGACCTCATCCTCAAGTACAAGCCag GGAGGACCATCTTGCTCTCCACACACCACATGGATGAGGCTGACCTGCTGGGGGACCGCATCGCCATCATCTCCCATGGCAAGCTCAAGTGCTGTGGTTCCCCGCTGTTCCTCAAGAGCACCTATGGTGATGGCTACAAGCTGACGGTGGTGAAGAAGCAGTCAGACACCAGGAATGGCACAG AGCCAGGCCACAGCCCCCTGAGCCACTCCTctgtcagcccctgctctgagcctCGTGTCTCCCAGTTCATCAAGAAGTATGTGGCCTCCTGCCTCCTCATCTCAGACACCAACACAGAGCTCTCCTACATCCTGCCCAGTGAGGCTGTCAAGAAGGGCTGTTTTGAGAGACTCTTCCAG CACTTGGAGCAGAACCTGGAAGAGCTGGACCTCACCAGTTTTGGGCTGATGGACACCACGCTGGAGGAGGTCTTCCTGAAGGTGTCTGAGGAAGACCAGTCTCTGGAGAACAGTGACGTGG ACATGAAGGAGTCCAAGGATACCCTGCAACCACCTTCTTCTGAGCTGGGTCCAAAGTCTGAAGCCAACGGGGAGCCCCTGGCTGAAGCGGCCGTGCCAGAGAAGCCCGAGGTGGAGCTCAGCAACCTGGTGACCTGCTCCAATCTGGCGCAGTCGCAGGCATCCCTGCGCTCAGTGTCCTCGGTGGGGTCTGTGCGTGGCGATGAAGGTGGGGCTTATTCTGAATTCTTTGGGGATTACGCGCCCCTGTTCGATAACCGGCAAGACCCCGATAACATCAGTCTGCAAG AGCAAGAAGCAGAGGTGGAAGCAGAGGACCGTGACCTGGCAGGTCGGGGAAGCTTCAAGCTGGAAGGCTCATGGCTGAAGCTGCGCCAGTTCCATGGGCTGATCATCAAACGCTTCCACTGTGCCAAGCGCAACACCAAGGCCCTCTTCTCACAGATCCTCCTGCCTGCCTTTTTTGTCTGTGTGGCCATGACTGTGGCGCTCTCCGTGCCCGAAATAG GTGACCTGCCACCCCTCATCCTCTCGCCATCCCAATACCACAACTACACTCAGCCCAAGGGCAACTTCATTCCTTATGCCAACGAGGAGCGGCATGAGTACCG CATTAGGCTGTCTCCCGAtgccagccctcagcagctggtGAACACTTTCCATCTGCCCTCTGGTGTGGGGGCCACCTGTGTGCTCAAGACACCCTTTAACAACACACTGGACCAGCCCATGCAGACCCTCAACCTCAATAGCAATGAGTCCAAAATGCTGGCAGCCAAGTACTTCGATGCCATGTGCATCGACTCCTTCACCCAGGGCCTTCCGCTCTCCAACTTTGTGCCACCACCTCCatccccggctccctctgactACCCCATGTCAATGGATGAGGACCTGCTCCATGCCTGGAACTCTACAACCTTCTCCACTGTTAAAG GGACTGTGacctcagcccctgccctgccccgcaTCATCCATGAGCCCATCAAGTGCACATGCTCCATGCAGGGCACCGGCTTCTCCTGCCCTAGTGGCGTGGGGGGCCATCCCCCACAGATGAAGGTGGTGACAGGGGACATCCTGACAGACATCACAGGGCGCAACGTCTCTGAATATCTGCTCTACACCTCGGACCGCTTCCGGCTGCACAG GTATGGGGCGCTCACGTTTGGAAACGTCCAGAAATCCATCCCGGCCTCCTTTGGAGCCAGGGCTCCGGCCACAGTGCGCAAGATTGCTGTGCGCAGAACAGCTCAG GTCTTCTACAACAACAAGGGCTACCACAGCATGCCCACTTACCTCAATGCCCTCAATAACGCCATCCTGAGAGCCAACCTGCCCAAGAGCAAGGGCAACCCTGCTGCCTACG GCATCACAGTCACCAATCACCCCATGAACAAAACGAGTGCCAGCCTGTCCCTGGATTACCT CCTGCAAGGCACAGATGTGGTGATTGCCATCTTCATCATTGTGGCCATGTCCTTCGTCCCAGCCAGCTTTGTGGTATTCCTGGTGGCTGAAAAGGCCACCAAGGCCAAACACCTGCAGTTTGTGAGCGGCTGTGACCCTGTCATCTACTGGTTGGCCAACTACATGTGGGACATG CTAAACTACCTGGTGCCAGCCACGTGCTGCATCATCATCCTGTTCGTGTTTGACCTCCCAGCATATACCTCTCCCACCAACTTCCCCGCTgtcctctccctcttcctgcTCTATGG CTGGTCCATCACCCCTATCATGTACCCGGCCTCCTTCTGGTTTGAGGTGCCCAGCTCTGCTTATGTCTTCCTCATTGTCATCAACCTCTTCATTGGCATCACAGCCACTGTCGCCAcgttcctgctgcagctctttgAGCACGACAAG GACCTGAAGGTGGTAAACAGCTACCTGAAGAGCTGCTTCCTTGTGTTCCCTAACTACAACCTGGGCCATGGCCTGATGGAGATGGCCTACAATGAATACATCAATGAGTACTATGCCAAAATTG GGCAGTTTGATAAAATGAAATCACCCTTTGAATGGGACATCGTGACACGGGGGCTTGTTGCCATGACAATTGAAGGCTTTGTTGGCTTCTTCATCACCATCATGTGCCAGTACAATTTCTTCCGGAAGCCCCA GCGCCTGCCTGTCTCCACCAAACCCATTGAGGATGACATTGATGTGGCCAATGAGAGGCACCGGGTCCTGCGTGGTGACGCCGACAATGACATGCTAAAGATCGAGAACCTCACGAAG gTGTACAAGTCCCGCAAGATTGGACGCATCCTGGCTGTGGACCGGCTGTGTGTGGGTGTGCGCCCTGGGGAGTGCTTTGGGCTGCTGGGCGTCAATGGTGCGGGCAAGACCACAACATTCAAGATGCTGACAGGGGATGAAAGCACCACAGGTGGAGAGGCCTTCATTAATGGACACAG CATCCTGAAGGAGCTCCTGCAGGTCCAGCAGAGCTTGGGCTACTGCCCCCAGTTCGATGCGCTCTTTGATGAGCTGACGGcccaggagcacctggagctcTACACCCGCCTGCGTGGCATCCCCTGGAAGGATGAGGAGCGG GTAGTCAAGTGGGCACTGAAGAAGCTGGAGTTGACCAAGTATGCAGACAAGCCTGCCAGCACCTACAGCGGGGGCAACAAGAGGAAGCTATCCACAGCCATCGCACTCATCGGATACCCAGCCTTCATCTTCCTG GATGAGCCAACCACAGGGATGGACCCCAAGGCACGGCGCTTCCTCTGGAACCTCATCCTGGATGTCATCAAAACGGGTCGCTCCGTGGTGCTTACATCTCACAG CATGGAGGAATGCGAGGCCCTCTGCACCCGCTTGGCCATCATGGTGAATGGGCGGCTCAAGTGTCTCGGCAGCATTCAGCACCTGAAGAACAG GTTCGGTGATGGCTACATGATCACAGTGCGCACCAAGTCCAGCCTCAATGTCAAGGAGGTGGTGAGGTTCTTCAACCGTAATTTCCCTGAGGCTGTCCTCAAG GAGCGTCATCACACCAAGGCCCAGTACCAGCTGAAGTCGGACCAGATCTCACTGGCACAGGTCTTCAGCAAGATGGAACAGGTGGTGGATGTGCTGGGTATTGAAGACTACTCTGTCAGCCAAACTACACTGGACAAT GTGTTTGTGAATTTTGCCAAGAAGCAAAGTGACAACCTAGAGCAGCAGGAGACCAGCCCCAGCAGTGTCCTGCAGTCACCCCTGGAGCATGTGCTGAGTCTGCTGCGCCCCCGCACCGCACCCACTGAGCTGCGGGCCCTCATGGTGGAGGAGCAGGAAGACCTGGAGACTGATGACGAAGGCCTCATCAGCTTTGAGGAGGAGAGG gCTCAGCTCTCCTTCAACACGGACACTCTGTGCTGA